GTAAGGATAACCTGCGGTCCATGGCCGTGGCGGGATGTGATGGTGACAATTACGGGAAAATTATCATTTATGATTTCCCCAAAGGCGAATTGGTGTTCGGGCCTGCCCAGATCAACGCAATGATCAACCAGGATCCCACCATCGCCCGGGAGTTTACCCTGTGGGACCAGGCAGGCTCGTCCGTGGTCAGGGGAAAAATGATCATACTGCTTGTGGAAAACAGCGTATTTTTTATTCAGCCTGTATACTTGAAAGCAACGTCCAGGGTTAAAATACCCGAACTGCAACGCATCATCATGAGCGAAGGCCGCGTCGCCGTTATGAAGACCTCTCTGGAGGAGGCCTACATGGAAATTCAACAGCGGGCCCAAAAAGATATCAGAAGAAGGCAAGGCCTTATACACATACAGCCGACAGAGCCTGTGCCCGATGAACAGACAGACGAACAAACAACAGAACCCGCCGTAACAAAGACACCCGCTATAACGGTACCCGACCAGCAACATCAGGAGGAGGAGCAGCAGCAGCAGCCAGAACCGCCGCCCCTGCCGAATATGCCTGAAACACCAAATCCCCCTGCATCCGAATAGGAACGAACGATCTACCCATCGCCCTGCTGTCCGAAATACCACCGGCAGCAGGGCTCCCAAAAAACAATACCTCCGATCAATTGATGTATACTGTCCGACATCTGTGATCTGTTTTTCTTTCACATTCAACCACTATGGGCTGGAAGCCCATAGAATGCTATGGAGACTGTAAGTCTCCCTCTCAGCTAAAGCTGACTGAAAGGAGCAAGCTAAAGCTTGTGTGTTACGATTGAAAATCATTCAATCACAAAATTATCATTCTGATGATTCGGGTGATTTTTATGATGCTTCAAATATTCCTGGATCATGTCGTCTGTCACATGACCAGAACTGAAGGCGGCATAACCAATTCCCCAAAAATGTTTTCCCCAGTACCGTTTCCCAAGTTGAGGAAACTCTTCCTGGATTTTCCGGGAGCTTTTCCCTTTCATGAAACGGACCATATCGCTTACCGAAAGCTTGGGCGGATATGATACATAGAGATGGACATGATCTTTACTGACACGGCCTTGGATAATATGGATATCATGGCTATCACAAATCTGACGAATGATATTTCTCAAGCGGTATCCAATCTGTTTCGTCAGCACTTGATACCGATATTTAGTCACCCATACCAAATGGACTTTTAAATCATGTACTGTATGTGAACCTTTTCGATATGATCTCATACA
Above is a window of uncultured Desulfobacter sp. DNA encoding:
- the tnpA gene encoding IS200/IS605 family transposase, whose protein sequence is MRSYRKGSHTVHDLKVHLVWVTKYRYQVLTKQIGYRLRNIIRQICDSHDIHIIQGRVSKDHVHLYVSYPPKLSVSDMVRFMKGKSSRKIQEEFPQLGKRYWGKHFWGIGYAAFSSGHVTDDMIQEYLKHHKNHPNHQNDNFVIE